From a single Sphingobium lignivorans genomic region:
- a CDS encoding MFS transporter, with protein MATAAAQRETGETTQSIPLVIGASSLGTMFEWYDFFIYGTLAASGIIGRVFFPTGSETLQTLLAWAGFAIGFGFRPLGAIIFGYLGDRLGRKYTFLVTIVLMGVATAGVGLVPSAETIGLAAPVLIILLRICQGLALGGEYGGAAVFVAEHAPQGRAGFYTSFIQAAVAGGFVLSLFVVLGVKGVMSAATWDAWGWRVPFLLSIVLLVISVWMRSKLRESPVFEEMRAEGRMARNPFVESFTYPGNGRRLFVALFGVAAGLTVIWYTSMFSVLSFLQGPMKVSATTAQVIVALAALIGSVWFILFGHLSDTWGRRRVIAVGYALTLVLLVPAFWLIGSQANPALAAASARAPIVVTGAQCRYDPFASGGQATPCGRVLDRLTAKGLSYTVEHGEGLRVTVGGTVVAHPEGEGMDAALDAAGYDLTPQTPPLRSLLIIMLGVVGLSLLSGMTYGPVAALLSEMFPPAVRYSSLSIPYHVGTGYFGGFQPFIASYIVARTGDPYAGLWYTLGVVALALVVILWGAGRSWRNDLDAGSGAR; from the coding sequence ATGGCAACGGCTGCGGCGCAGAGGGAGACCGGCGAGACGACGCAATCCATTCCGCTGGTGATCGGCGCTTCGTCGCTCGGCACCATGTTCGAATGGTATGATTTCTTCATTTACGGGACGCTGGCGGCCAGCGGCATTATCGGCCGGGTTTTCTTCCCGACCGGCAGCGAGACACTGCAGACCCTGCTTGCCTGGGCGGGCTTCGCGATCGGCTTCGGCTTCCGCCCCCTGGGCGCGATCATATTCGGCTATCTCGGCGACAGGCTGGGCCGGAAATATACTTTCCTCGTGACGATCGTGCTGATGGGCGTGGCGACGGCGGGAGTCGGCCTCGTTCCTTCGGCCGAGACGATCGGGCTGGCCGCGCCAGTCCTCATCATCCTGCTGCGCATCTGCCAGGGCCTCGCGCTCGGCGGGGAATATGGCGGCGCGGCGGTCTTCGTCGCCGAGCATGCGCCGCAGGGTCGCGCCGGTTTCTACACGAGCTTCATCCAGGCGGCAGTGGCGGGCGGCTTCGTCCTGTCGCTGTTCGTCGTTCTGGGGGTCAAGGGCGTCATGTCGGCCGCGACATGGGATGCCTGGGGCTGGCGCGTGCCGTTCCTGCTGTCCATCGTCCTTCTCGTCATTTCCGTGTGGATGCGCAGCAAGCTGCGCGAAAGCCCGGTGTTCGAGGAGATGCGGGCGGAAGGGCGGATGGCGCGCAATCCCTTCGTCGAGAGCTTCACCTATCCCGGCAACGGGCGGCGCCTGTTCGTCGCCTTGTTCGGCGTGGCGGCGGGGCTGACGGTGATCTGGTACACTTCGATGTTCTCGGTGCTTTCCTTCCTCCAGGGGCCGATGAAGGTCTCCGCGACGACGGCGCAGGTGATCGTGGCACTGGCCGCCTTGATCGGATCGGTCTGGTTCATCCTGTTCGGCCATCTGTCCGACACATGGGGGCGCAGGCGCGTCATCGCCGTCGGATATGCGCTGACATTGGTCCTGCTCGTGCCGGCCTTCTGGCTGATCGGCAGCCAGGCCAATCCCGCGCTGGCGGCAGCGAGTGCGCGCGCGCCCATCGTGGTGACGGGCGCGCAATGCCGCTACGACCCTTTCGCAAGCGGCGGGCAGGCGACACCCTGCGGCCGGGTTCTGGATCGGTTGACGGCAAAGGGCCTGTCTTATACGGTCGAGCATGGCGAGGGGCTGCGCGTAACTGTGGGCGGCACCGTCGTCGCCCATCCGGAGGGAGAGGGGATGGACGCCGCGCTCGATGCTGCCGGCTATGACCTCACGCCGCAGACCCCGCCGCTGCGCAGCCTGCTCATCATCATGCTCGGCGTCGTCGGGCTGAGCCTGTTGTCCGGCATGACATACGGCCCGGTGGCGGCGCTGCTCAGCGAGATGTTCCCTCCCGCCGTGCGCTACAGCTCGCTTTCCATCCCCTATCATGTCGGCACCGGCTATTTCGGCGGGTTCCAGCCGTTCATCGCGAGCTACATCGTGGCTCGGACGGGCGATCCCTATGCGGGCCTATGGTATACGCTCGGCGTGGTGGCGCTCGCGCTGGTCGTGATCCTGTGGGGTGCCGGGCGCTCCTGGCGGAATGATCTCGACGCAGGGAGCGGCGCGCGCTAA
- a CDS encoding acetyl-CoA carboxylase biotin carboxylase subunit — protein MISKILIANRGEIACRVIRTARRMGIATVAVYSEADARAPHVLMADEAVLLGPPPASQSYLLADAIIAACKATGADAVHPGYGFLSERESFARACAENDIVFIGPPPNAIAAMGDKIESKKLALAAGVNVVPGHVGEIDDTDHAVRIAGEIGYPVMMKASAGGGGKGMRLAYSEAEVREGFPAVKREGLASFGDDRVFIEKFIEQPRHIEIQVLGDQHGNILYLGERECSIQRRHQKVIEEAPSPFVTPDMRRAMGEQAVALARAVGYYSAGTVELIVSGADRTGESFYFLEMNTRLQVEHPVTEMVTGLDLVEQMIRVANGEALGFTQADVRLDGWAVESRVYAEDPYRGFLPSTGRLVRYTRPETGVVEADADELDDTELEAVAGQDAARGGEIRLDDGVAEGSDVSMFYDPMIAKLVTHAPTRTGAIDLQIDALDRFEIEGLNHNIDFLSALMQHERFRAGDITTAFIATEYPDGFAGAPAAPGLRRRLAAIAAFVSMAQADRARRIDGQLARPLAPPTEWQVRIGDEDHAVTIHGDDLTVDGAPLFMALDYTPGDRLVEAEFGTDDAEEGLAVRIAPVRAGWRLTTRGASHEARVLPAHVARHADHMIEHPAPDLSRFLMSPMPGRLVALHVEEGDKVEAGQPLAVVEAMKMENVLRAGKAGTVASIVALSGATLALDDVILELE, from the coding sequence ATGATCTCCAAAATCCTCATCGCCAATCGCGGCGAGATCGCCTGCCGCGTCATCCGCACGGCGCGCCGGATGGGCATCGCCACGGTCGCGGTCTATTCCGAGGCGGATGCGCGCGCGCCGCATGTGCTCATGGCGGACGAGGCGGTGCTGCTCGGACCGCCGCCGGCTTCGCAGTCCTATCTGCTCGCCGATGCCATCATCGCCGCCTGCAAGGCGACCGGCGCGGATGCGGTGCATCCGGGCTATGGCTTCCTGTCCGAGCGCGAAAGCTTCGCGCGGGCCTGCGCGGAGAATGACATCGTCTTCATTGGCCCGCCGCCCAATGCCATCGCCGCGATGGGCGACAAGATCGAATCCAAGAAGCTGGCGCTCGCCGCCGGGGTCAATGTCGTGCCGGGCCATGTCGGCGAGATCGACGATACCGATCATGCCGTGCGGATCGCGGGCGAGATCGGCTATCCGGTGATGATGAAGGCATCGGCCGGCGGCGGCGGCAAGGGCATGCGGCTCGCTTATTCGGAAGCCGAGGTGCGGGAGGGCTTTCCCGCCGTCAAGCGCGAGGGGCTGGCGAGCTTTGGCGACGATCGCGTGTTCATCGAGAAGTTCATAGAGCAGCCGCGCCATATCGAGATCCAGGTGCTGGGGGACCAGCATGGCAACATCCTCTATCTCGGCGAGCGCGAATGCTCGATCCAGCGGCGCCACCAGAAAGTCATCGAGGAAGCGCCGTCGCCTTTCGTGACGCCGGACATGCGCAGGGCGATGGGGGAGCAGGCCGTCGCGCTCGCGCGGGCCGTGGGCTATTACAGCGCCGGCACGGTGGAACTCATCGTCTCCGGCGCGGACAGGACGGGGGAGAGCTTCTACTTCCTCGAAATGAACACGCGGCTTCAGGTCGAGCATCCGGTGACGGAGATGGTGACCGGCCTCGATCTGGTCGAGCAGATGATCCGCGTCGCCAATGGCGAGGCGCTTGGCTTCACTCAGGCGGACGTGCGGCTGGACGGCTGGGCAGTCGAAAGCCGTGTCTATGCGGAAGACCCCTACCGCGGTTTCCTGCCCAGCACCGGGCGTCTGGTGCGCTACACGCGGCCGGAGACCGGCGTCGTGGAGGCGGATGCCGATGAGCTCGACGATACGGAGCTTGAGGCCGTTGCCGGCCAGGATGCCGCGCGCGGCGGCGAGATCCGGCTGGACGATGGCGTGGCCGAGGGCAGCGACGTTTCGATGTTCTACGATCCGATGATCGCCAAGCTGGTGACGCACGCGCCCACGCGAACCGGCGCCATCGACCTGCAGATCGATGCGCTCGACCGGTTCGAGATCGAGGGCCTCAATCACAATATCGATTTCCTGTCCGCGCTGATGCAGCACGAGCGCTTCCGCGCGGGGGACATCACCACCGCCTTCATCGCCACGGAATATCCGGACGGCTTTGCCGGTGCGCCGGCCGCGCCGGGCCTCCGGCGCCGTCTCGCCGCGATCGCCGCCTTCGTCTCGATGGCGCAGGCGGACCGGGCGCGGCGGATCGACGGCCAGCTCGCCCGCCCTCTCGCGCCGCCGACGGAGTGGCAGGTTCGGATCGGGGACGAGGATCATGCGGTGACCATCCATGGCGATGACCTCACCGTGGATGGCGCGCCGCTGTTCATGGCGCTGGACTACACACCGGGCGACCGACTGGTGGAAGCCGAGTTCGGCACGGACGACGCGGAGGAAGGGCTCGCCGTGCGGATCGCGCCCGTTCGGGCCGGCTGGCGCCTCACCACGCGCGGCGCGTCCCATGAAGCGCGCGTGCTGCCGGCCCATGTCGCGCGCCATGCCGACCACATGATCGAGCACCCAGCGCCCGATCTCTCGCGTTTCCTCATGAGCCCGATGCCCGGCCGGCTCGTCGCGCTGCACGTGGAAGAGGGGGACAAGGTGGAGGCGGGCCAGCCGCTGGCGGTCGTCGAGGCGATGAAGATGGAGAATGTCCTGCGGGCGGGCAAGGCCGGCACCGTCGCCAGCATCGTGGCCCTGTCCGGCGCGACGCTGGCGCTGGATGACGTGATCCTCGAACTGGAATAG
- the bioB gene encoding biotin synthase BioB has translation MTEPRTDWTRAEIAALFDLPFMDLLYEAQTVHRAGHPRNAVQLSTLLSIKTGGCPEDCGYCSQSVHAETGLKATKLMDVRAVLQSAAMAKDNGSGRFCMGAAWRNPKDRDMPALIEMVKGVRAMGMETCMTLGMLTPAQADMLAQAGLDYYNHNIDTAPEKYGEVITTRSFAERIDTLEAVRAAGINVCCGGIVGMGETREDRIGFIHALATMPHPESVPINALVPVKGTVLGDMLADTPLAKIDEIEFVRTVAVARIAMPASMVRLSAGRESMSEACQALCFMAGANSIFTGDKLLTAPNAGDDSDGALLAKLGIAAMHAAPHGHLEEAAE, from the coding sequence ATGACTGAGCCCCGCACAGACTGGACCCGGGCAGAGATTGCCGCCCTGTTCGACCTGCCGTTCATGGACCTGCTCTACGAGGCGCAGACCGTCCACCGCGCCGGCCACCCGCGCAACGCGGTGCAGCTTTCGACTCTGCTATCCATCAAGACCGGCGGCTGCCCGGAGGATTGCGGCTATTGCAGCCAGTCCGTCCATGCCGAGACGGGTCTCAAGGCGACGAAGCTCATGGACGTGCGCGCCGTGCTCCAGTCCGCCGCCATGGCCAAGGACAACGGCTCGGGCCGCTTCTGCATGGGCGCGGCCTGGCGCAATCCCAAGGATCGCGACATGCCGGCCCTCATCGAGATGGTGAAGGGCGTGCGGGCCATGGGCATGGAGACCTGCATGACGCTCGGCATGCTGACGCCCGCCCAGGCGGACATGCTCGCGCAGGCCGGCCTCGATTATTACAACCACAATATCGACACCGCGCCGGAGAAATATGGCGAGGTCATCACCACCCGCAGCTTCGCGGAGCGGATCGACACGCTGGAAGCGGTGCGCGCGGCGGGCATCAATGTGTGCTGCGGCGGCATCGTGGGCATGGGCGAGACGCGGGAGGACCGTATTGGCTTCATTCACGCGCTCGCCACCATGCCGCATCCCGAGAGCGTGCCGATCAACGCGCTGGTGCCGGTGAAAGGCACGGTGCTGGGCGACATGCTGGCCGACACACCGCTCGCCAAGATCGACGAGATCGAGTTCGTGCGCACGGTGGCGGTGGCGCGCATCGCCATGCCAGCGAGCATGGTTCGCCTCTCCGCCGGCCGCGAGAGCATGAGCGAGGCCTGCCAGGCGCTGTGCTTCATGGCGGGCGCGAACAGCATCTTCACCGGCGACAAGCTGCTGACGGCGCCCAATGCGGGCGACGACAGCGATGGCGCGCTGCTGGCGAAGCTGGGCATCGCGGCCATGCACGCAGCGCCGCACGGGCATCTGGAGGAAGCGGCGGAGTGA
- the scpA gene encoding methylmalonyl-CoA mutase has product MSDRPTLEDWQQRAAQEVKGRDLAWHTPEGIDVRPLYTPADTEGLDPGLPGFAPFTRGVRASMYAGRPWTIRQYAGFSTAEESNAFYKRNLAAGQKGLSVAFDLATHRGYDSDHPRVTGDVGKAGVAIDTVEDMKILFDGIPLDQMSVSMTMNGAVIPVLAFFIVAAQEKGVAQETLEGTIQNDILKEFMVRNTYIYPPAPSMRIISDIFAYTADHMPRFNSISISGYHMQEAGATAVQELAFTIADGIEYVKYGVASGLDIDRFAGRLSFFFAIGMNFFMEVAKLRAARLLWHRAMTTLGAQDERSKMLRTHCQTSGVSLTEQDPYNNVIRTTIEAMAAMLGGTQSLHTNALDEAIALPTDFSARIARNTQIVLQEETGMTKVVDPLGGSYYVEALTHELAEAAQAIIDRVEAEGGMAQAVAAGWPKAMIEEAAAARQARVDRGEDVIVGVNRYRLPGEAPIEILEVDNHAVRDAQVARIRQVKAQRDEAACGAALAALKAGAAGTGNLLALAVEAARARATLGEISSAMEEAFGRYATVPQPVKGVYAAPYHEDERWANVVDGVQAVERRLGRKPRILVAKMGQDGHDRGANVIASAFGDLGFEVTSGPLFQTPEETAALALEKDVDVVGASSLAAGHKTLIPELIDRLREAGRADIRVIVGGVIPPQDYEALRAAGVQGIYGPGTNVLDSVEDVLRLLGHNMPSPESV; this is encoded by the coding sequence ATGAGCGACCGGCCTACGCTCGAGGACTGGCAGCAGCGCGCTGCGCAGGAAGTGAAGGGGCGCGATCTCGCCTGGCACACGCCTGAAGGCATTGACGTTCGCCCGCTCTACACGCCGGCGGACACCGAAGGGCTGGACCCCGGCCTGCCGGGCTTCGCGCCGTTCACGCGCGGCGTGCGTGCCTCCATGTATGCGGGGCGGCCCTGGACGATCCGCCAATATGCCGGCTTCTCGACCGCCGAGGAATCCAACGCCTTCTACAAGCGCAATCTCGCGGCCGGGCAGAAGGGGCTGTCCGTCGCCTTCGATCTCGCCACCCATCGCGGCTATGACAGCGATCATCCGCGCGTGACGGGCGATGTCGGCAAGGCCGGCGTAGCGATCGACACCGTCGAGGACATGAAAATCCTGTTCGACGGCATCCCGCTCGACCAGATGTCCGTCTCCATGACCATGAACGGCGCGGTGATCCCGGTCCTCGCTTTCTTCATCGTCGCGGCGCAGGAGAAGGGCGTCGCTCAGGAGACGCTGGAAGGGACCATCCAGAACGACATCCTCAAGGAGTTCATGGTCCGCAACACCTATATCTATCCGCCCGCGCCCAGCATGCGGATCATCTCGGACATCTTCGCCTATACGGCAGACCACATGCCCCGCTTCAACAGCATCTCCATCTCCGGCTACCATATGCAGGAAGCCGGGGCGACGGCGGTGCAGGAGCTGGCCTTCACCATCGCGGACGGCATCGAATATGTGAAATATGGCGTGGCATCCGGACTGGATATCGACCGTTTCGCGGGGCGCCTGAGTTTCTTCTTCGCCATCGGCATGAATTTCTTCATGGAAGTCGCCAAGCTGCGCGCGGCGCGGCTGCTCTGGCACCGGGCGATGACGACGCTCGGCGCGCAGGACGAGCGCTCGAAGATGCTGCGCACGCATTGCCAGACGTCCGGCGTCTCGCTGACCGAGCAGGACCCGTACAACAACGTCATCCGCACGACCATCGAGGCCATGGCGGCAATGCTGGGCGGCACCCAGTCGTTGCACACCAATGCGCTCGACGAGGCCATCGCGCTGCCGACGGACTTTTCCGCCCGCATCGCCCGCAACACGCAGATCGTGCTGCAGGAGGAAACGGGGATGACGAAGGTCGTCGATCCGCTCGGCGGCAGCTATTATGTCGAGGCGCTCACGCATGAGCTGGCCGAAGCCGCGCAGGCGATCATCGACCGGGTGGAGGCGGAAGGCGGCATGGCGCAGGCCGTGGCCGCCGGCTGGCCCAAGGCGATGATCGAGGAAGCCGCCGCCGCCCGCCAGGCGCGGGTCGACCGGGGCGAGGATGTGATCGTGGGCGTCAACAGATATCGCCTGCCGGGCGAGGCGCCCATCGAGATCCTGGAAGTGGACAATCACGCCGTGCGGGACGCGCAGGTCGCGCGCATCCGGCAGGTGAAGGCACAGCGCGACGAGGCGGCGTGCGGGGCGGCGCTCGCGGCGCTGAAGGCCGGCGCGGCGGGCACGGGCAATCTCCTTGCCCTCGCGGTGGAAGCGGCGCGGGCCCGCGCCACGCTGGGCGAGATTTCCTCGGCGATGGAAGAGGCGTTCGGGCGCTACGCTACGGTCCCCCAGCCGGTCAAAGGCGTCTATGCCGCGCCTTACCACGAGGACGAGCGCTGGGCGAATGTCGTCGATGGCGTGCAGGCCGTGGAGCGGCGACTTGGCCGCAAGCCGCGCATCCTCGTCGCCAAGATGGGGCAGGACGGGCATGATCGCGGCGCGAATGTGATTGCCTCGGCCTTTGGTGATCTGGGCTTCGAGGTGACCAGCGGCCCGCTGTTCCAGACGCCGGAAGAGACAGCGGCACTGGCGCTGGAGAAGGATGTGGATGTGGTGGGCGCGTCCAGCCTCGCCGCGGGGCACAAGACGCTGATCCCGGAACTGATCGACCGGCTTCGCGAGGCGGGGCGGGCGGACATCAGGGTGATCGTGGGCGGCGTCATTCCGCCGCAGGATTATGAGGCGTTGCGGGCAGCGGGCGTGCAGGGGATCTACGGCCCCGGTACCAATGTGCTCGATTCCGTCGAGGACGTGCTGCGCCTGCTCGGGCATAATATGCCCTCGCCGGAATCGGTCTGA
- a CDS encoding enoyl-CoA hydratase-related protein, which yields MTQILISSLQEGVLTLTLNRPERLNALSTELLAALTHALDDGVAAGARAVLLTGAGRAFCAGADLAGSGGVVRDLGETLATYYHPLFLRLAGLDIPVVSAINGPAVGAGVALALAADIALIARSAYLQLGFVNIGLVPDAGATWLVAKSAGRAKALEMALLGEQMGAQDAVDAGLVARVFDDEALASEANAIAHRLARGPGVAIGLIRKQVAAALTHTLPETMTVEAANQSAAGRTEDFREGVAAFVEKRAPIFRGE from the coding sequence TTGACCCAGATCCTCATCTCTTCCCTGCAGGAAGGCGTCCTGACGCTGACGCTCAACCGGCCGGAGCGGCTCAATGCCCTTTCCACCGAATTGCTCGCGGCCTTGACGCATGCGCTGGACGATGGCGTGGCGGCCGGGGCCCGCGCGGTGCTCCTCACCGGCGCTGGCCGCGCCTTCTGTGCCGGAGCGGATCTGGCGGGCAGCGGCGGCGTGGTGCGCGATCTGGGCGAGACGCTGGCGACTTATTATCATCCCCTGTTCCTGCGCCTTGCCGGGCTGGATATCCCGGTGGTGAGCGCCATCAACGGTCCCGCGGTGGGCGCGGGCGTGGCGCTGGCGCTGGCGGCGGACATCGCCCTCATCGCGCGCTCGGCCTATCTCCAGCTTGGCTTCGTCAATATCGGGCTGGTGCCGGATGCCGGCGCGACATGGCTGGTCGCCAAGAGCGCCGGCCGGGCCAAGGCGCTGGAGATGGCGCTGCTGGGCGAGCAGATGGGCGCGCAGGACGCGGTGGATGCCGGGCTGGTCGCGCGGGTCTTCGATGACGAGGCACTGGCGAGCGAGGCGAATGCGATCGCGCATCGTCTTGCCCGGGGGCCGGGCGTGGCCATCGGCCTGATCCGCAAGCAGGTGGCCGCAGCGCTGACCCATACGCTGCCCGAGACCATGACGGTGGAAGCAGCGAACCAGAGCGCTGCAGGGCGCACCGAGGATTTCCGCGAAGGTGTCGCCGCCTTCGTCGAGAAGCGCGCGCCGATTTTTCGGGGCGAATGA
- the mce gene encoding methylmalonyl-CoA epimerase, with amino-acid sequence MKLGRLNHVGVATPSLERAIAFWRDIMGAQIIREPFDMAGQGVRVCFVETPGADSTAGTQIELLEPLGETSPIAAFLAKNPQGGQHHLAFEVPDIAAAKDWFERQGKRVLGEPRLGAHGTLVFFVHPRDMGGVLTEIMETPKGAGH; translated from the coding sequence ATGAAGCTGGGGCGCCTCAATCATGTCGGCGTGGCAACGCCGTCACTGGAGAGGGCGATCGCCTTCTGGCGGGACATCATGGGCGCGCAGATCATCCGCGAGCCGTTCGACATGGCCGGGCAGGGCGTGCGCGTCTGCTTCGTCGAGACGCCCGGGGCGGACAGCACGGCGGGCACGCAGATCGAACTGCTGGAGCCCCTTGGGGAGACCTCGCCTATCGCGGCGTTCCTCGCGAAGAACCCGCAGGGCGGGCAGCATCATCTCGCGTTCGAAGTGCCGGACATAGCGGCCGCGAAGGACTGGTTCGAGCGGCAGGGCAAGCGGGTGCTGGGCGAGCCGCGCCTTGGCGCGCACGGCACGCTGGTCTTCTTCGTCCATCCCCGGGACATGGGCGGCGTGTTGACCGAGATCATGGAAACCCCCAAGGGAGCGGGACATTGA
- a CDS encoding acetyl-CoA C-acyltransferase, whose product MTTNATLILSYARTPMGGFQGSLSGASATELGTAAVRAAVERAGVDPAAVERCYMGCVLPAGLGQAPARQAARGAGLPDHVEATTINKMCGSGMKAAMMAADAIAAGSAELIVAGGMESMSNAPYLMKKHRAGARIGHDVIYDHMMLDGLEDAYEPGKAMGVFAEGTARDYQFTREAQDAYAIESLTRAQRAQADGWFEKEIVPVEVTSRKGSQTIAQDEQPLKGDPAKIPSLRPAFAKDGTITAANASSISDGAAALVLAGEGWVAANGVRPVARIVAHTAHARLPAHFTTAPVGAIEKLLAKTGWRVEDVDLFEINEAFAVVTMAAMHDLSIPHGKVNIHGGATALGHPVGASGARIVATLLSALERTGGRRGIASLCIGGGEATAMAVELL is encoded by the coding sequence ATGACGACGAACGCCACGCTCATTCTCTCTTATGCCCGCACGCCGATGGGCGGCTTCCAGGGCAGTCTTTCCGGCGCCAGCGCGACGGAGCTCGGCACGGCCGCCGTCAGGGCCGCGGTCGAGCGCGCGGGTGTTGATCCGGCGGCGGTCGAGCGCTGCTATATGGGCTGCGTGCTGCCGGCCGGGCTCGGGCAGGCGCCGGCGCGCCAGGCCGCGCGCGGAGCAGGGCTGCCCGATCATGTCGAGGCGACCACCATCAACAAGATGTGCGGCAGCGGCATGAAGGCGGCGATGATGGCGGCGGACGCCATCGCGGCAGGGTCGGCCGAGCTGATCGTCGCGGGTGGCATGGAGAGCATGTCCAACGCGCCCTATCTCATGAAGAAGCACCGGGCGGGTGCCCGCATCGGCCATGATGTCATTTATGACCACATGATGCTCGATGGGCTGGAGGATGCCTATGAGCCGGGCAAGGCGATGGGCGTCTTCGCCGAGGGCACGGCGCGCGATTATCAGTTCACCCGCGAGGCGCAGGATGCCTATGCGATCGAATCCCTGACGCGGGCGCAGAGGGCACAGGCAGACGGCTGGTTCGAAAAGGAAATCGTCCCGGTCGAGGTGACAAGCCGCAAGGGCTCGCAAACCATCGCGCAGGACGAGCAGCCATTGAAGGGCGATCCCGCGAAGATCCCGAGCCTGCGGCCGGCATTTGCAAAGGACGGCACGATCACTGCCGCCAATGCCAGCTCCATTTCGGACGGCGCGGCCGCCCTGGTGCTGGCGGGCGAGGGCTGGGTAGCGGCCAACGGCGTGCGCCCGGTCGCGCGGATCGTCGCCCATACGGCGCATGCCCGGCTGCCCGCGCACTTCACCACGGCCCCTGTCGGTGCGATCGAGAAGCTGCTGGCGAAGACCGGCTGGCGCGTCGAGGATGTCGATCTGTTCGAGATCAACGAGGCATTCGCGGTCGTCACCATGGCGGCGATGCATGACCTCTCCATCCCGCACGGGAAAGTGAACATCCATGGCGGGGCGACGGCGCTCGGCCATCCGGTCGGCGCATCCGGCGCGCGCATCGTGGCGACCCTGCTGTCCGCACTGGAGCGCACCGGCGGGCGGCGCGGCATCGCGTCGCTGTGCATTGGCGGCGGCGAGGCGACGGCAATGGCGGTGGAACTGCTCTGA
- a CDS encoding carboxyl transferase domain-containing protein — protein MSDLPIIEQLEAKRAAAKLGGGEARIAAQHAKGKLTARERLDVLLDEGSFEELDMYVEHNCTDFGMDAQRMPGDGVVTGSGTINGRLVFVFSQDFTVFGGSLSERHAQKICKIMDMAMKVGAPVIGLNDSGGARIQEGVASLGGYAEVFQRNVLASGVVPQISLVMGPCAGGAVYSPAMTDFIFMVKHSSYMFVTGPDVVKTVTNEMVSQEELGGAVTHTTKSGVADVAFENDIEALLAARDFVDFLPANNRDPVPDRPTADPWDREEPGLDTLIPASANQPYDMHEVIRKTLDEGDFFEIQPAHAANIICGFGRIEGRTVGVVANQPMVLAGVLDINSSKKAARFVRFCDAFEIPILTFVDVPGFLPGTAQEHAGIIKHGAKLLFAYAEATVPKITVITRKAYGGAYDVMASKHLRGDLNYAWPTAEIAVMGAKGAVEIIFRKDIGDPEKIAARTKEYEDRFANPFVAASKGFIDEVIMPHSTRRRVALGLRKLRNKQLDNPWKKHDNIPL, from the coding sequence GTGTCCGATCTGCCCATCATCGAGCAGCTTGAGGCCAAGCGCGCCGCGGCAAAGCTTGGCGGCGGCGAGGCGCGCATCGCCGCGCAGCATGCCAAGGGCAAGCTGACGGCGCGTGAACGGCTCGATGTGCTGCTGGACGAAGGCTCGTTCGAGGAACTCGACATGTATGTCGAGCATAACTGCACCGATTTCGGCATGGATGCGCAGCGCATGCCCGGCGACGGCGTGGTCACGGGCTCGGGCACGATCAATGGCCGGCTGGTCTTCGTCTTCAGCCAGGATTTCACGGTGTTCGGCGGATCGCTCTCCGAGCGGCATGCCCAGAAGATCTGCAAGATCATGGACATGGCGATGAAGGTCGGCGCCCCGGTGATCGGCCTCAACGACAGTGGCGGCGCCCGCATCCAGGAAGGGGTGGCGTCACTGGGCGGCTATGCCGAGGTGTTTCAGCGCAACGTGCTGGCGTCCGGCGTGGTCCCGCAGATCAGTCTGGTGATGGGCCCCTGTGCCGGTGGCGCGGTCTATTCCCCGGCCATGACCGACTTCATCTTCATGGTGAAACATTCGAGCTACATGTTCGTCACCGGCCCCGATGTCGTGAAAACCGTCACGAACGAAATGGTTTCGCAGGAGGAACTCGGGGGCGCCGTGACTCACACCACGAAGTCGGGCGTTGCCGACGTCGCTTTCGAGAATGACATCGAGGCGTTGCTGGCGGCGCGCGACTTCGTGGACTTTCTTCCCGCGAACAATCGCGATCCCGTGCCCGATCGTCCCACCGCTGACCCCTGGGATCGCGAGGAGCCGGGGCTGGATACGCTCATCCCGGCGAGCGCCAACCAGCCCTATGACATGCACGAGGTCATCCGCAAGACGCTGGACGAAGGCGATTTCTTCGAAATCCAGCCGGCCCATGCGGCGAACATCATCTGCGGTTTCGGGCGGATCGAGGGGCGCACGGTCGGCGTGGTCGCGAACCAGCCGATGGTCCTCGCCGGCGTGCTCGACATCAATTCGTCGAAGAAGGCCGCGCGCTTCGTGCGCTTCTGCGACGCGTTCGAGATCCCGATCCTCACTTTCGTCGATGTGCCCGGCTTCCTGCCCGGCACGGCGCAGGAGCATGCGGGCATCATCAAGCATGGCGCCAAGCTGCTCTTCGCTTATGCCGAGGCGACGGTGCCAAAGATTACCGTTATCACGCGCAAGGCCTATGGCGGCGCCTATGACGTGATGGCCTCCAAGCATCTGCGCGGCGACCTCAATTATGCCTGGCCGACCGCCGAGATCGCGGTGATGGGCGCCAAGGGCGCGGTGGAGATCATCTTCCGCAAGGATATCGGCGACCCCGAGAAGATCGCCGCGCGCACCAAGGAATATGAGGATCGCTTCGCCAATCCCTTCGTCGCCGCGTCCAAGGGCTTCATCGACGAGGTCATCATGCCCCATTCCACGCGGCGGCGCGTCGCGCTCGGGCTGCGGAAGCTGCGCAACAAGCAGCTCGATAACCCGTGGAAGAAGCATGATAATATTCCGCTGTGA